In Streptomyces canus, one DNA window encodes the following:
- a CDS encoding CoA transferase subunit A: MNKVSAGAAEAVADITDGASLAVGGFGLSGVPEVLLRALYAQGADGLRVVSNNCGVDGRGLGVLLAAGRIARVTGSYVGENKEFARQYLAGELEVELVPQGTLAEQLRAGGAGIPAFYTPAGVGTQVERGGLPWRYTAEGAVELASPPKETREFAGRRYVLEHGITTDFALVRAWRGDRHGNLRFRQAAANFNPLAAMAGRVTIAEVEELVEPGELRPDEIHLPGIYVQRVVTLTAEEAADKHMEKRTVRV; this comes from the coding sequence GTGAACAAGGTCAGCGCCGGCGCCGCGGAGGCGGTCGCCGACATCACGGACGGCGCCTCACTGGCCGTCGGGGGCTTCGGCCTCAGCGGCGTACCCGAAGTCCTCCTCCGTGCCCTGTACGCACAGGGCGCGGACGGTCTGAGGGTCGTCTCCAACAACTGCGGAGTCGACGGCCGCGGTCTCGGCGTTCTCCTGGCCGCGGGCCGCATCGCCCGGGTGACCGGCTCCTACGTCGGCGAGAACAAGGAGTTCGCCCGCCAGTACCTGGCCGGCGAGCTGGAGGTGGAACTGGTCCCGCAGGGCACGCTGGCCGAGCAGCTGCGCGCGGGCGGGGCGGGCATACCCGCCTTCTACACCCCGGCCGGCGTCGGCACGCAGGTGGAGCGGGGCGGACTGCCCTGGCGGTACACGGCCGAGGGTGCGGTCGAACTCGCTTCCCCGCCGAAGGAGACCCGGGAGTTCGCCGGCCGCCGGTACGTCCTGGAGCACGGCATCACCACCGACTTCGCCCTGGTACGGGCCTGGCGCGGTGACCGGCACGGCAACCTCCGCTTCCGCCAGGCCGCTGCGAACTTCAACCCGCTCGCCGCCATGGCCGGCCGCGTGACGATCGCGGAGGTCGAAGAGCTCGTGGAGCCGGGCGAGTTGAGGCCCGACGAGATCCACCTGCCCGGCATCTACGTCCAGCGGGTCGTCACGCTCACCGCCGAAGAAGCCGCCGACAAGCACATGGAGAAGAGGACCGTCCGCGTATGA
- a CDS encoding SDR family NAD(P)-dependent oxidoreductase, with translation MTDLHAKRLLGKVVVVTGAARGQGAAEAEALTREGARVIATDVTEAPGCRRLDVTGEQDWADLAAELKEAYGQVHGLVNNAGITWRARLGDVRPEDFDRVHAVNVTGPLLGIQHLVPLMPPGASIVNVGSSAALTAHYPVAYTVSKWGLRGLSQTAALELGPRGIRVNTIHPGYIETEMTASAAPAFREANIRETPLGRTGTVDEVAPLIVFLLSDESSFITGAEIAVDGGLTAHGGVKSVSDALRPETP, from the coding sequence ATGACGGACCTGCACGCCAAGAGGCTGCTGGGCAAGGTCGTCGTCGTCACCGGCGCGGCTCGCGGTCAGGGCGCCGCTGAGGCCGAGGCACTGACCCGCGAGGGCGCCCGGGTGATCGCCACCGACGTGACCGAGGCACCCGGCTGCCGCCGTCTCGACGTCACCGGCGAGCAGGACTGGGCCGATCTCGCCGCCGAGTTGAAGGAGGCGTACGGGCAGGTCCACGGCCTGGTCAACAACGCGGGCATCACCTGGCGGGCCCGGCTCGGCGACGTACGCCCCGAGGACTTCGACCGCGTCCACGCCGTCAACGTCACCGGCCCGCTGCTCGGCATCCAGCACCTCGTCCCGCTGATGCCGCCCGGCGCCTCGATCGTCAACGTCGGCTCCTCCGCCGCGCTCACCGCCCACTACCCGGTGGCGTACACCGTCAGCAAGTGGGGCCTGCGCGGGCTGTCCCAGACGGCCGCGCTGGAACTCGGACCGCGCGGAATCCGCGTCAACACGATCCACCCCGGCTACATCGAGACCGAGATGACCGCCTCCGCCGCCCCCGCCTTTCGCGAGGCCAACATCCGCGAGACCCCGCTGGGCCGCACCGGCACCGTCGACGAGGTCGCCCCACTGATCGTCTTCCTGCTGTCGGACGAGTCGTCGTTCATCACCGGCGCGGAGATCGCCGTCGACGGCGGCCTCACCGCGCACGGCGGAGTCAAGTCCGTCTCGGACGCCCTGCGGCCGGAGACGCCATGA
- a CDS encoding fumarylacetoacetate hydrolase family protein, which translates to MRFAAYEHRHRRQVGVVGEDGRLRPVPGERTLTELITAGALSEAGARALDAPAGPHVSEVRLLPPLRPASIRDFVTFEEHVEGVRRSVDGASGVPDAWYAAPTFYFTNPHAVFGPYDDIPVPPGSQVLDFELEVAAVIGREGRDLTPEQAREHIVGYTVFNDWSARDLQSAEMKVGLGPCKGKDTATTLGPYLVTADELAPYRDAEGFLRLALTAEVNGQVVGQDLLSHMSWTFEEMVAYASRGTRVVPGDVLGSGTCGNGGCLAELWGRRGERTPPPLEPGDTVSLTVEGIGTLTNTVTDGVDPVPLPAGRRRSRERP; encoded by the coding sequence ATGCGTTTCGCCGCGTACGAGCACCGACACCGGCGCCAGGTCGGCGTCGTCGGCGAGGACGGCCGCCTCCGCCCGGTCCCCGGCGAGCGCACGCTCACCGAACTGATCACAGCAGGCGCCCTCTCCGAGGCGGGGGCCAGGGCTCTCGACGCCCCGGCCGGACCGCACGTCTCCGAGGTGCGACTGCTGCCGCCGCTGCGACCGGCCTCCATACGGGACTTCGTCACCTTCGAGGAACACGTCGAGGGCGTACGACGCTCGGTCGACGGGGCGAGCGGCGTGCCGGACGCCTGGTACGCGGCGCCGACCTTCTACTTCACCAACCCCCACGCCGTGTTCGGGCCGTACGACGACATTCCCGTACCCCCGGGGTCCCAGGTGCTGGACTTCGAGCTCGAAGTCGCCGCCGTCATCGGCCGCGAGGGCCGCGACCTCACCCCCGAGCAGGCCCGTGAGCACATCGTCGGCTACACGGTCTTCAACGACTGGTCCGCGCGCGACCTCCAGTCCGCCGAGATGAAGGTCGGCCTCGGCCCCTGCAAGGGCAAGGACACCGCCACCACCCTCGGCCCGTACCTGGTCACCGCCGACGAACTGGCGCCGTACCGGGACGCGGAGGGCTTCCTGCGGCTGGCCCTGACCGCCGAGGTCAACGGGCAGGTGGTCGGCCAGGACCTGCTGTCCCACATGAGCTGGACCTTCGAGGAGATGGTCGCCTACGCCTCCCGCGGCACCCGGGTCGTGCCGGGTGACGTCCTCGGCTCCGGCACCTGCGGGAACGGCGGCTGCCTCGCCGAGCTGTGGGGGCGGCGGGGCGAGCGGACCCCGCCGCCGCTGGAGCCCGGCGACACCGTCTCGCTCACCGTCGAGGGCATCGGCACGCTCACCAACACCGTCACAGACGGCGTCGATCCCGTGCCCCTGCCGGCCGGCCGGCGCCGCAGCCGGGAGCGGCCATGA
- a CDS encoding VOC family protein, with protein sequence MSARLLTHLRHVDLAVPDYDKQLDFYAGVWGLTKVAEDSGISFLAAEGSPEQYVVRLRKAEEKRLDLVSYGAASPADVDTLAEQLLAGGVQLISQPGKVDTPGGGYGFRCFDVDGRTVEVSADVEARQHRRIEEKESIPVRLSHVVLNSPDLNRTREWYERHLGFRLSDTLSSPHMGEVMHFMRISNQHHSMAVAQGPHTSVHHVSFEMRGVDEYLRGTGRLLRAGVHKVWGPGRHTAGDNTFTYFLDPHGNTVEYTTELEVVDEDTWHPQVYDFSQPEVADQWGTANPMNELVAKESFNDVDRGVFVAPPV encoded by the coding sequence ATGAGTGCACGTCTGTTGACCCACCTGCGTCACGTCGACCTCGCCGTACCCGACTACGACAAACAGCTCGACTTCTATGCCGGCGTCTGGGGCCTGACCAAGGTCGCCGAGGACTCGGGCATCTCCTTCCTGGCCGCCGAGGGCAGCCCTGAGCAGTACGTCGTCCGGCTGCGCAAGGCCGAGGAGAAGCGCCTCGACCTCGTCTCCTACGGCGCCGCGAGCCCGGCCGACGTGGACACGCTCGCCGAGCAACTCCTCGCGGGCGGTGTGCAGTTGATCTCCCAGCCGGGCAAGGTCGACACCCCCGGGGGCGGCTACGGCTTCCGCTGCTTCGACGTCGACGGCCGCACCGTCGAGGTCTCCGCCGACGTCGAGGCCCGGCAGCACCGCAGGATCGAGGAGAAGGAGTCGATCCCGGTCAGGCTGAGCCATGTCGTCCTCAACTCCCCGGATCTCAACCGCACCCGCGAGTGGTACGAGCGCCACCTCGGCTTCCGCCTGTCCGACACGCTCAGCTCGCCGCACATGGGCGAGGTCATGCACTTCATGCGGATCTCCAACCAGCACCACTCGATGGCCGTCGCGCAGGGCCCGCACACCTCCGTGCACCACGTCTCCTTCGAGATGCGCGGCGTCGACGAGTACCTGCGCGGCACCGGACGCCTGCTGCGGGCCGGAGTCCACAAGGTCTGGGGCCCCGGCCGGCACACGGCGGGCGACAACACCTTCACCTACTTCCTCGACCCGCACGGCAACACCGTCGAGTACACGACCGAGCTGGAGGTCGTCGACGAGGACACCTGGCACCCCCAGGTCTACGACTTCTCCCAGCCCGAGGTCGCCGACCAGTGGGGCACGGCCAACCCGATGAACGAACTCGTGGCCAAGGAGTCGTTCAACGACGTCGACCGCGGCGTGTTCGTCGCCCCGCCGGTCTGA
- a CDS encoding amidohydrolase family protein — protein MTSDLSPGHQPTTSTDPYPWPTVDVHAHVLLPAIEALVDGSAGLAEARALDARRNGPAALAVNGPMVRERIPRLTDAGVRLAAMDAQGVDVQLVSPSPSHYHHWTDEATADKVCRLANEGTAAHCSAAPDRLKGLGLVPLHHPDLAVATLEHALEQGLLGVEISSHAPGRELSDPAYEPFWRRAEETGAVLFLHPFGCTLDERLDRWYLSNTVGQPTENAVALSHLIFSGVLDRHPGLKLVAAHGGGYLPTHIGRADHAWSVRSDAGTDCAQLPSSYLKRLSFDSLVHDPHVLRALIAAAGADRVLLGSDFPFDMGTEDPVGALRAAHLPEADFHAVRGGNAAALLRLA, from the coding sequence ATGACCTCCGACCTGTCACCCGGCCACCAGCCCACGACGAGCACTGACCCGTACCCCTGGCCAACGGTCGATGTGCACGCCCACGTCCTGCTGCCCGCGATCGAGGCACTGGTGGACGGCTCGGCGGGCCTCGCCGAGGCGAGGGCGCTCGACGCCCGCCGCAACGGACCGGCCGCGCTCGCCGTCAACGGGCCCATGGTGCGCGAACGGATCCCCCGGCTCACCGACGCCGGGGTCCGGCTGGCCGCGATGGACGCCCAGGGCGTCGATGTGCAGCTGGTCAGCCCGTCCCCTTCGCACTACCACCACTGGACGGACGAGGCGACCGCCGACAAGGTGTGCCGACTGGCCAACGAGGGCACGGCGGCGCACTGCTCGGCCGCACCGGACCGGCTCAAAGGGCTGGGCCTGGTCCCGCTGCACCACCCCGACCTGGCCGTCGCGACCCTTGAACATGCCCTGGAACAGGGCCTGTTGGGCGTGGAGATCTCCAGCCACGCACCGGGTCGCGAGCTGTCCGACCCGGCCTACGAGCCCTTCTGGCGGCGGGCCGAGGAAACCGGCGCGGTGCTCTTCCTGCACCCGTTCGGCTGCACTCTCGACGAGCGGCTGGACCGGTGGTACCTGTCCAACACCGTCGGCCAGCCCACCGAGAACGCCGTGGCGCTGTCCCACCTCATCTTCTCCGGGGTCCTGGACCGCCATCCGGGACTGAAGCTGGTCGCGGCGCACGGCGGCGGTTACCTCCCCACCCACATCGGGCGCGCCGACCACGCCTGGTCCGTCCGCTCCGACGCGGGCACGGACTGCGCCCAGCTGCCCAGCAGCTACCTCAAGCGGCTCTCCTTCGACTCCCTCGTCCACGACCCCCACGTCCTGCGCGCGCTCATCGCCGCCGCGGGCGCGGACCGGGTCCTGCTCGGCTCCGACTTCCCCTTCGACATGGGCACCGAGGACCCCGTCGGGGCACTGCGCGCCGCCCACCTGCCCGAAGCCGACTTCCACGCCGTCCGCGGGGGCAACGCGGCGGCGCTGCTGCGGCTCGCCTGA
- a CDS encoding FAD-dependent oxidoreductase, producing MRTPRTVLVVGGGSAGNAVTILLRRAGLTVDLIEAREDWNATAGSGITVQGNALRVLRELGVWEQVQASGFGFGSLGITGPDGTVLHVVEDIRTGGDDLPATVGMQRPQLQCILIDAVRASGASVRLGTRAESFDQDADGVRVRFADGSEGRYDLVIAADGMGSSTRAAIGITDRPVPTGMAIWRIAAPRPEGLERTDLAYGGPAYIAGYCPTSRDTIYAYAVEANRDRASIPPESYADEMRGLVQGYGGHWTEIVKHIDDPAKVNYTWYHRLLVEDSWHRGRVVLIGDAAHSCPPTLAQGAAMSLEDALVLAELLTGTDDWDDQLFQTYYERRIARVRPVVDASVQIGQWQLDGVRDADVPGLVNRMSTMLRDLP from the coding sequence ATGAGAACACCCCGCACCGTCCTGGTCGTCGGCGGCGGATCGGCCGGCAACGCCGTCACGATCCTGCTCCGCCGGGCCGGACTGACCGTCGACCTCATCGAGGCCAGGGAGGACTGGAACGCCACCGCGGGTTCCGGCATCACCGTCCAGGGCAACGCCCTGCGGGTCCTGCGCGAACTGGGCGTGTGGGAGCAGGTGCAGGCCTCCGGGTTCGGCTTCGGATCGCTCGGCATCACCGGCCCGGACGGCACCGTCCTGCACGTCGTCGAGGACATTCGTACCGGCGGTGACGACCTGCCCGCCACCGTCGGCATGCAGCGCCCGCAGTTGCAGTGCATCCTCATCGACGCCGTCCGGGCGAGCGGCGCCTCGGTGCGCCTCGGCACCCGCGCCGAGAGCTTCGACCAGGACGCCGACGGCGTGCGCGTGCGTTTCGCCGACGGCAGCGAGGGCCGCTACGACCTGGTGATCGCCGCGGACGGCATGGGATCGAGCACACGAGCCGCGATCGGCATCACCGACCGTCCCGTGCCGACCGGTATGGCCATCTGGCGCATCGCCGCTCCTCGTCCCGAGGGCCTGGAGCGCACCGACCTCGCCTACGGCGGCCCCGCCTACATCGCCGGCTACTGCCCCACCAGCCGGGACACCATCTACGCCTACGCGGTCGAGGCCAACCGCGATCGCGCGTCCATACCCCCCGAGAGCTACGCCGACGAGATGCGCGGCCTCGTACAGGGGTACGGCGGCCACTGGACCGAGATCGTCAAGCACATCGACGATCCGGCGAAGGTCAACTACACGTGGTACCACCGGCTGTTGGTGGAAGACTCCTGGCATCGCGGACGGGTCGTGCTGATCGGTGACGCGGCCCACAGTTGCCCACCCACCCTGGCTCAGGGCGCCGCGATGTCCCTGGAGGACGCGCTCGTCCTCGCCGAGCTGCTCACCGGCACCGACGACTGGGACGACCAGCTGTTCCAGACGTACTACGAGCGCCGCATCGCGCGGGTGCGTCCGGTGGTGGACGCCTCCGTGCAGATCGGCCAGTGGCAGCTCGACGGGGTGCGCGACGCCGATGTGCCCGGCCTGGTCAACCGCATGTCGACCATGCTCAGGGACCTGCCATGA
- a CDS encoding cyclase family protein, translated as MNRNDPEGAIAEAARKYSNWGRWGEDDVLGTLNFLDEGKRREGAALVRRGVSFSLSQRFDMDGPQKGWRRRTNPVHTMLDTGTDAALGNQGFPHGIGGADDVIAMPLQCSTQWDGLGHIFDHGKAWNGRAAEKVVTSDGDLVTGIEHMAPHVAGRGVLLDVGQVHGQNGELPDGFAVTEEHLTRAAAAHGVLVGRGDIVVVRTGQLSRVRREGWGDYAGGAAPGLSFTAAGWLHRTEIAAIATDTWGFEVRPNEFAHAFQPLHQVVIPNMGLLIGEMWDLDRLAADCAADGVYEFWLTAAPLPITGAVGSPVNPIAVK; from the coding sequence ATGAACCGGAACGACCCCGAGGGCGCGATCGCCGAGGCCGCCAGGAAGTACTCCAACTGGGGCCGCTGGGGCGAGGACGATGTCCTCGGCACCCTCAACTTCCTCGACGAGGGCAAGCGGCGCGAGGGTGCCGCCCTCGTCCGGCGGGGTGTCAGTTTCTCGCTGTCGCAGCGGTTCGACATGGACGGCCCCCAGAAGGGCTGGCGCCGCCGCACCAACCCGGTGCACACCATGCTCGACACCGGCACCGATGCCGCCCTCGGCAACCAGGGCTTCCCGCACGGCATCGGCGGCGCCGACGACGTGATCGCGATGCCGCTCCAGTGCTCCACCCAGTGGGACGGCCTGGGGCACATCTTCGACCACGGCAAGGCATGGAACGGCCGGGCGGCCGAGAAGGTCGTCACCTCCGACGGCGACCTGGTCACCGGCATCGAGCACATGGCGCCGCACGTCGCCGGGCGCGGTGTGCTCCTGGACGTCGGCCAAGTCCACGGGCAGAACGGCGAGTTGCCCGACGGGTTCGCCGTCACCGAGGAGCACCTCACCCGGGCCGCCGCCGCCCACGGAGTGCTCGTGGGCCGCGGGGACATCGTCGTCGTACGCACCGGACAGCTCAGCCGGGTCCGCCGCGAGGGCTGGGGCGACTACGCGGGCGGCGCGGCACCCGGCCTGTCGTTCACCGCGGCCGGCTGGCTGCACCGCACGGAGATCGCCGCGATCGCCACCGACACCTGGGGCTTCGAGGTCCGGCCCAACGAGTTCGCGCACGCCTTCCAGCCCCTGCACCAGGTCGTCATCCCCAACATGGGGCTGCTGATCGGCGAGATGTGGGACCTCGACAGGCTCGCCGCGGACTGCGCGGCCGACGGCGTGTACGAGTTCTGGCTCACCGCCGCCCCCCTCCCGATCACCGGAGCCGTCGGCTCTCCCGTCAACCCGATCGCCGTCAAGTAG
- a CDS encoding fumarylacetoacetate hydrolase family protein — protein MKPAATSVPFAGPFALGTLSAPDGVPFPALVTPDGRALDLRAAFGERELTTRTLLESWDEATPRLHALARDDKAAWQPLGDLRTHAPVEPRQVFQSGANYRQHVIDLEVAHRAPDDPRTVEQAREEIAALMDRRAAEDLPYVFIGLPSAITGPYDDVRLPDWAEKPDWELELAAVIGKPGYRLSTDEALEYVAGYTIANDLTDRATVFRRDMPAIGTDWLRSKNAPGFTPLGPWIVPAESVADPGDLRVTLKLNGDTMQDESTKDMLFGVARLVSYISRTSQLLPGDLVLTGSPAGNGIHWGRLLRDGDVMEGSITGLGVQRTRCVSEETGS, from the coding sequence GTGAAACCCGCAGCCACGTCCGTCCCTTTCGCCGGACCTTTTGCCCTCGGTACTCTCTCCGCCCCTGACGGGGTCCCGTTCCCCGCTCTCGTCACGCCGGACGGCCGCGCCCTCGACCTGCGCGCCGCCTTCGGTGAGCGGGAGCTGACCACCCGCACGCTCCTGGAGAGCTGGGACGAGGCCACGCCCCGTCTGCACGCCCTCGCCAGAGACGACAAGGCCGCCTGGCAGCCTCTCGGGGACCTGCGGACGCACGCTCCGGTGGAGCCCCGGCAGGTCTTCCAGTCGGGTGCGAACTACCGGCAGCACGTGATCGACCTGGAGGTCGCCCACCGTGCCCCCGACGACCCCCGCACCGTCGAGCAGGCCCGTGAGGAGATCGCCGCTCTCATGGACCGACGGGCGGCCGAGGACCTGCCGTACGTGTTCATCGGCCTGCCCAGCGCGATCACCGGGCCGTACGACGACGTACGCCTTCCCGACTGGGCCGAAAAGCCGGACTGGGAACTGGAGTTGGCGGCCGTCATCGGCAAACCCGGCTACCGGCTGTCCACGGACGAGGCGCTGGAGTACGTCGCCGGCTACACCATCGCCAACGACCTCACCGACCGGGCCACCGTCTTCCGCCGGGACATGCCCGCCATCGGCACGGACTGGCTGCGCAGCAAGAACGCCCCCGGTTTCACCCCCCTCGGCCCGTGGATCGTGCCCGCCGAGTCGGTCGCCGACCCCGGCGATCTGCGGGTCACGCTCAAACTCAACGGCGACACCATGCAGGACGAGTCAACCAAGGACATGCTCTTCGGAGTCGCCAGGTTGGTGTCGTACATCTCCCGGACTTCCCAACTCCTGCCCGGCGACCTCGTGTTGACCGGCAGCCCGGCCGGCAACGGCATCCACTGGGGGCGGCTGCTGCGCGACGGCGACGTCATGGAGGGGTCCATCACCGGTCTCGGCGTGCAGCGCACCCGATGCGTGTCCGAGGAGACGGGTTCATGA